In Triplophysa rosa linkage group LG7, Trosa_1v2, whole genome shotgun sequence, the following proteins share a genomic window:
- the tnfrsf18 gene encoding tumor necrosis factor receptor superfamily member 18 isoform X1, whose translation MDTFKLWFTLLCVYNVWILTLAGDCDWAVQFKNGGNCCQACPSGEYPTKKCSENNGKSVCGKCPAASDDLRCFCTDKPLCSDDKCSGCVPRPTCPPGFRLIRDGNFDYSYNCKPCADGTYKDDEDGTCKSFAKCDGFKMIFAGNRTHNARCAGYEDTNAKEASKAPHIDNYYYIMMACLTFTVFICLLLVMYTASLHFKCRKHRTLFQPYTHKVALPSDACNCKLSKEEMGDDESDSKTTSELSLKCEPLIP comes from the exons ATGGACACTTTTAAGCTCTGGTTTACATTGCTCTGTGTTTATAATGTCTGGATTTTAACTCTGGCTGGTGACTGTGACTGGGCGGTCCAATTCAAAAATGGTGGGAATTGTTGTCAAGCCTGCCCTTCAG GGGAGTatcccacaaaaaaatgttcagaGAACAATGGTAAGAGTGTGTGTGGGAAATGTCCAGCAGCTTCGGACGATTTAAGATGCTTCTGTACTGACAAGCCTTTATGCAGTGACGATAAATGCTCTGGGTGTGTGCCCAGACCAACATGTCCACCTGGCTTTCGACTGATCAGAGATG GGAACTTTGATTACTCTTACAATTGTAAGCCGTGTGCTGACGGGACATACAAGGATGATGAGGACGGAACCTGTAAATCCTTTGCAAA GTGCGATGGCTTTAAAATGATCTTCGCTGGAAACAGAACCCACAATGCAAGATGTGCTGGTTATG AAGACACAAATGCAAAAGAAGCAAGTAAAGCACCCCATATTGACAATTATTACTACATTATGATGGCCTGTTTAACATTCACTGTCTTTATCTGCCTGCTGCTTGTCATGTACACTGCTTCTCTACATTTCAAATGCAGAAAGCATAGAACAT tatttcaacCATACACACACAAGGTGGCTTTGCCCTCAGATGCATGTAATTGCAAACTATCAAAGGAGGAAATGGGTGATGATGAAAGTGACTCCAAGACAACTTCGGAACTCTCTTTAAAGTGTGAACCCTTAATACCTTGA
- the tnfrsf18 gene encoding tumor necrosis factor receptor superfamily member 18 isoform X2: protein MDTFKLWFTLLCVYNVWILTLAGDCDWAVQFKNGGNCCQACPSGEYPTKKCSENNGKSVCGKCPAASDDLRCFCTDKPLCSDDKCSGCVPRPTCPPGFRLIRDGNFDYSYNCKPCADGTYKDDEDGTCKSFAKCDGFKMIFAGNRTHNARCAGYDTNAKEASKAPHIDNYYYIMMACLTFTVFICLLLVMYTASLHFKCRKHRTLFQPYTHKVALPSDACNCKLSKEEMGDDESDSKTTSELSLKCEPLIP, encoded by the exons ATGGACACTTTTAAGCTCTGGTTTACATTGCTCTGTGTTTATAATGTCTGGATTTTAACTCTGGCTGGTGACTGTGACTGGGCGGTCCAATTCAAAAATGGTGGGAATTGTTGTCAAGCCTGCCCTTCAG GGGAGTatcccacaaaaaaatgttcagaGAACAATGGTAAGAGTGTGTGTGGGAAATGTCCAGCAGCTTCGGACGATTTAAGATGCTTCTGTACTGACAAGCCTTTATGCAGTGACGATAAATGCTCTGGGTGTGTGCCCAGACCAACATGTCCACCTGGCTTTCGACTGATCAGAGATG GGAACTTTGATTACTCTTACAATTGTAAGCCGTGTGCTGACGGGACATACAAGGATGATGAGGACGGAACCTGTAAATCCTTTGCAAA GTGCGATGGCTTTAAAATGATCTTCGCTGGAAACAGAACCCACAATGCAAGATGTGCTGGTTATG ACACAAATGCAAAAGAAGCAAGTAAAGCACCCCATATTGACAATTATTACTACATTATGATGGCCTGTTTAACATTCACTGTCTTTATCTGCCTGCTGCTTGTCATGTACACTGCTTCTCTACATTTCAAATGCAGAAAGCATAGAACAT tatttcaacCATACACACACAAGGTGGCTTTGCCCTCAGATGCATGTAATTGCAAACTATCAAAGGAGGAAATGGGTGATGATGAAAGTGACTCCAAGACAACTTCGGAACTCTCTTTAAAGTGTGAACCCTTAATACCTTGA
- the arl8ba gene encoding ADP-ribosylation factor-like protein 8B-A, translating to MLAMINRLLDWFKALFWKEEMELTLVGLQYSGKTTFVNVIASGMFSEDMIPTVGFNMRKVTKGNVTIKIWDIGGQPRFRSMWERYCRGVNAIVYMVDAADREKVEASRNELHNLLDKPQLQGIPVLVLGNKRDLPNALDEKQLIEKMNLAAIQDREICCYSISCKEKDNIDITLQWLIQHSKSRRS from the exons ATGTTGGCCATGATTAACCGTCTCCTGGACTGGTTTAAGGCTCTCTTCTGGAAGGAAGAGATGGAGTTAACCCTCGTCGGGCTGCAGTATTCGGGGAAAACGACGTTTGTTAACGTGATCGCG TCGGGCATGTTCAGTGAAGACATGATACCTACTGTCGGGTTCAACATGAGGAAGGTCACAAAAGGCAACGTCACCATCAAG ATCTGGGATATAGGGGGTCAGCCTAGGTTCAGGAGCATGTGGGAGAGATACTGTCGTGGAGTGAACGCAATAGT TTACATGGTGGACGCAGCTGACCGGGAGAAAGTTGAAGCCTCCAGAAACGAGTTGCACAATCTTCTAGACAAGCCACAGTTACAAGGAATCCCT gTGTTGGTGCTTGGAAATAAGAGAGATCTACCCAATGCATTGGATGAGAAACAGCTCATTGAAAAAAT GAACTTGGCTGCTATTCAAGACAGGGAGATTTGCTGCTACTCTATTTCCTGCAAAGAAAAAGATAACATTG ACATTACACTTCAGTGGCTAATCCAGCACTCAAAATCAAGAAGAAGCTGA